The segment TCGGCGGCGCCGCGTTCAACAACGAATTCGGCCGCCCGAACCTCGGCGGCTACTTCCGCGTGTACGAGCAGAACGTCGGCGGTCAGGTGCGCGGTTATCACAAGCCGATCATGATCGCGGGCGGCCTCGGCAACATCGCGGATCAACATACGCACAAGCACGACGTGCCGGCCGGCTCGCTGCTAATCCAGATCGGCGGCCCCGGCATGCGGATCGGCATGGGCGGCGGCGCGGCGAGTTCGATGGCGACCGGCGCGAACACGGCCGAGCTCGATTTCGACTCGGTGCAGCGCGGCAACCCCGAAATCGAGCGTCGTGCGCAGGAAGTGATCAACGGCTGCTGGCAGCTCGGCGCGGAAAACCCGATCCTGAGCATCCACGACGTCGGCGCGGGCGGCCTGTCGAACGCGTTCCCCGAGATCGTCGACGGCGCGGGCAAGGGCGCACGCTTCGAACTGCGCAAGGTCGCGCTCGAGGAATCGGGCCTGTCGCCGCGCGAGATCTGGTCGAACGAGGCGCAGGAGCGCTACGTGCTCGCGATCGCGCCGGCCGACCTGCCGCGCTTCGAGGCGATCTGCGCACGTGAGCGCTGCCCGTTCGCGGTGGTTGGTGTCGCAACCGACGAGCGCCAGTTGCAGCTCGTCGACGCCGAAGCGGCGGGTGCCGACGAATATCCGGTCGACATGCCGATGGAAGTGCTGCTCGGCAAGCCGCCGCGCATGCACCGCGACGTCGCGCGCGTGGCGACCGAGCGCGCGCCGGTCGACGTGACGGGCATCGCGCTGTCGGAAGTGGCGGTCGACGTGCTGAAGCACCCGACGGTCGGCAGCAAGTCGTTCCTGATCACGATCGGCGACCGTTCGGTCGGCGGCACGTCGGTGCGCGACCAGATGGTCGGCCCGTGGCAGGTGCCGGTGGCCGACTGCGCGGTCACCGCGCTCGACTATGCGGGCTTCAAGGGCGAGGCGATGACGATGGCCGAGCGCACCCCGCTCGCGGTGATCGACGCGCCCGCATCGGGCCGCATGGCCGTCGGCGAAGCGATCACGAACATCGCGAGCGCGCCGATCGCGTCGCTCGACAAGCTGAAGCTGTCGGCGAACTGGATGGCCGCATGCGGCACGGCCGGCGAGGACGCCGCGCTGTTCGACACGGTCAAGGCGATCGGCATGGAGCTGTGCCCGGCGCTCGGGATCGGCATCCCGGTCGGCAAGGACTCGCTGTCGATGAAGACGAAGTGGGACGAGCAGGGTGTCGCAAAGGAAGTGGTCTCGCCGGTGTCGCTGATCATTTCCGCGTTCGCGCCGGTCGAGGACGTGCGCCGCCACCTGACGCCGCAACTGCGCCGCGTCGCCGACGCGGGCGACAGCGTGCTGATCGCGATCGATCTCGGCCGCGGCAAGAACCGGATGGGCGGCAGCATCTTCGCGCAGGTCACGCAGCAGGTCGGCGACACGACACCGGACGTCGACGATGCGCAAGACCTGAAGCGCTTCTTCAACGCGATCCAGTCGCTCAACGCGCAGGACAAGCTGCTCGCGTACCACGACCGCTCGGACGGCGGCTTGTGGGCGACGGTGTGCGAAATGGCGTTCGCGGGCCGCGCGGGCGTGTCGCTGAACGTCGACATGCTGACGCTCGACGAGAACCACGAATCCGACTACGGCGACGCGAAGGACTGGGCGAAGCAGACGAGCGGTCGCCGCGACGATCGCACGCTGCGCGCGCTGTTCTCCGAGGAGCTCGGCGCCGTCGTGCAGGTGCGCACGGCCGATCGCGACGCGGTGCTCGGCGCGCTGCGCGAGTTCGGCCTGTCGACGTGCTCGCACGTGATCGGCTCGGTCAACGACCGTGACGTGATCGAGGTGTACCGCGACGCGAAGAAGATCTTCGACGCGCCGCGCACCGAACTCCATCGTGCATGGGGCGAAGTGAGCTGGCGCATCGCGCGCCTGCGCGACAACCCCGCATGCGCGGATGCCGAATACGACGCGCTGCTCGACGCGGCCGATCCGGGCATCTCGCCGGTGCTGAGCTTCGATCCGGCCGACGACATCGCCGCGCCGTTCATCGCGACCGGCGCGCGGCCGCGCGTCGTAATCCTGCGCGAGCAGGGCGTGAACTCGCATCTGGAAACGGCCTACGCGTTCGACCGTGCGGGCTTCGATGCGCATGACGTGCACATGAGCGACCTGCTCGCGGGTCGCGCGACGCTCGCCGATTTCGCGGGGGCGGTTGCGTGCGGCGGCTTCTCGTACGGCGACGTGCTCGGTGCGGGCGAAGGCTGGGCGAAGACGATCCGTTTCAACGCGAACCTCGCCGACATGTTCGCGGCGTTCTTTGCGCGTCCGGATACGTTCGCGCTCGGCATCTGCAACGGCTGCCAGATGTTGTCCAGCATCTCGTCGATGATTCCGGGTGCGGAAGCATGGCCGAAGTTCACGCGCAACAAATCCGAGCAGTTCGAGGCGCGCTTCTCGTTCGTGGAAGTGGAGAAGTCGCCGTCGATCTTCTTCGCCGGGATGGAAGGCTCGCGGATTCCGGTCGCGGTCGCGCACGGCGAAGGCTACGCGGACTTCTCGCAGCAGGGCGACATCGACCGCGTTGCAGTCGCGATGCGTTTCGTCGACCACCGCGGCGAAGCGACCGAGCGCTATCCGTTCAACCCGAACGGCTCGCCGGCCGGCATCACGTCGGTCACGACGGCCGACGGCCGCTTCTCGGTGCTGATGCCGCACATGGAGCGCGTGCACCGTACGGTCGCGATGAGCTGGCACCCGGAAGGCTGGGGTGAAGCGAGCCCGTGGATGCGCGTGTTCCGCAACGCGCGCCGCTGGATCGGCTGATCCGGATGATGTTCGACCCGAATGCGCCGGTCGAGGTCGTCACGCTGCGCGACGAGCGCGCGAGCGAGGCCGACGCGATCGGCCGCGTGATCGTCGCGGCGTTCGCGAGCGAGCCGCAGGGCGGACAGTTCGAGCGGCAGATCGTCGACGCGCTGCGCGCGGACGGCGCGCTGAGCGTGTCGCTCGTCGCGGAGCGCGACGGGCGCATCATCGGCCACGTCGCGTTCTCGCCGGTCGCGATCGGCGGCGAACCGTCGGATCGACAGCAGTGGTACGGGCTTGCGCCGCTCGCGGTGCGGCCCGACTGCCAGCGGCAGAGCATCGGCGCGGGGCTCGTGCGCACGGGGCTCGACGCGTTGCGTCGGCTCGGCGCGCGTGGCTGCGTCGTGCTCGGCGATCCCGCGTACTACGCGCGCTTCGGGTTCGAACCGTCCGGCGCCATCGTGTTTCCGGACGTACCGCCCGAGTATTTCCTCGCGCTGTCGTTCGACGAATCGGCGCCGCGACCGTCGGGCGACGTTCGCTATCGCGACGTGTTCTATCCCGCGTAGCGAACGCTGCGATGCGGGCGGGTATCGTCAAGTACAGCAATGGCCGCTCTTCGGAGCGGCTTTTTTATTGCACGTGGACTGACGGCCGGAACCTCGCGATGCGCGCGCTGCAGGCGCACCAATTGAAAAAGCCGCTCCGAAGAGCGGCTTTTCGATGCACGGGCGACGGGCGCGCCGGCGTTACTGGATCTTCGCCTGCTGGCGCAGGCCTTCCTCGAACGCCTGCAGCTTCTGCTGCACGAGCTGTTGCGCGATCTGCGCCTTCACCTGGTCGAACGGCGGCGGTGCGATGTCGCGGATGTCGTCGACGCGGATGATGTGCCAGCCGAACTGCGTCTTCACCGGCGCGTCGGTCATCTGGCCTTTCTGCAGTTTCTGCGCGGCTGCCGCGAATTCCGGCACGTACGCCTTCGGGTCGGACCAGTCGAGATCGCCGCCGTTCTTGCCCGAACCCGGATCCTTCGAGTATTGCTTCGCGAGATCCTCGAACTTCGCGCCGGCCTTGATCTTCGCGATCAGGTCCTTCGCCTGCTGCTCGTTGTCGACGAGGATGTGGTGCAGGTGATATTCGCGGTTGCCGCCGGCACCCTTGACGAGCTCGTCGTAGCGCGCCTTCACTTCGGCGTCGGTCGGCTGGTTCTTCTTCAGGAAGCTCTCGATCATCGAACGCAGCACGACGGTCTGCTGCGCGACGGCGACCTGCGCCTTCACGTCCGGACGGTTCGGGATGCCTTCGCGGATCGCTTCCTGCATCAGGATCTCGCGGTTCACGAGTTCCTGGCGCACGGCCTGCTGCAGTTGCGGGCTGTCGGTCTGGCCTTGCTGGACCAGCTGCGCGACCATCGCGTCGGCGCGCGACTTCGGAATCGGCGTGCCGTTGACGACGGCGATG is part of the Burkholderia pyrrocinia genome and harbors:
- a CDS encoding GNAT family N-acetyltransferase; the protein is MMFDPNAPVEVVTLRDERASEADAIGRVIVAAFASEPQGGQFERQIVDALRADGALSVSLVAERDGRIIGHVAFSPVAIGGEPSDRQQWYGLAPLAVRPDCQRQSIGAGLVRTGLDALRRLGARGCVVLGDPAYYARFGFEPSGAIVFPDVPPEYFLALSFDESAPRPSGDVRYRDVFYPA
- a CDS encoding peptidylprolyl isomerase, translated to MILKSPRLWVAAAAFAAAPAFAQNIAVVNGTPIPKSRADAMVAQLVQQGQTDSPQLQQAVRQELVNREILMQEAIREGIPNRPDVKAQVAVAQQTVVLRSMIESFLKKNQPTDAEVKARYDELVKGAGGNREYHLHHILVDNEQQAKDLIAKIKAGAKFEDLAKQYSKDPGSGKNGGDLDWSDPKAYVPEFAAAAQKLQKGQMTDAPVKTQFGWHIIRVDDIRDIAPPPFDQVKAQIAQQLVQQKLQAFEEGLRQQAKIQ
- the purL gene encoding phosphoribosylformylglycinamidine synthase, coding for MAHFSCFPGASALSDFRQTRLLDTLRQIDANIVAVRGQFLHFVNAAEPLSADDSARIDALMHYGAPFEPAAEKGASETFVVLPRFGTVSPWASKATDIAQHCGLTQVRRIERGVEFTVTLKSGLLGGKKALSDDARAAVAAALHDRMTESVVAARDDAKHLFDELPAKPLASVDVLGVGRGALERANGELGLALADDEIDYLVDAFRKLERNPTDVELMMFAQANSEHCRHKIFNAQWTIDGEAQDMSLFAMIRNTEKLNPQGTIVAYSDNSSIMVGAEAERWFPRNAGAAGEPGERYGRHTELTHTLMKVETHNHPTAISPFPGAATGAGGEIRDEGATGRGARPKAGLTGFTVSNLDLPDARRSWENARDAAQPVGERNPNDAHGPYGRPDRIASPLQIMIDGPLGGAAFNNEFGRPNLGGYFRVYEQNVGGQVRGYHKPIMIAGGLGNIADQHTHKHDVPAGSLLIQIGGPGMRIGMGGGAASSMATGANTAELDFDSVQRGNPEIERRAQEVINGCWQLGAENPILSIHDVGAGGLSNAFPEIVDGAGKGARFELRKVALEESGLSPREIWSNEAQERYVLAIAPADLPRFEAICARERCPFAVVGVATDERQLQLVDAEAAGADEYPVDMPMEVLLGKPPRMHRDVARVATERAPVDVTGIALSEVAVDVLKHPTVGSKSFLITIGDRSVGGTSVRDQMVGPWQVPVADCAVTALDYAGFKGEAMTMAERTPLAVIDAPASGRMAVGEAITNIASAPIASLDKLKLSANWMAACGTAGEDAALFDTVKAIGMELCPALGIGIPVGKDSLSMKTKWDEQGVAKEVVSPVSLIISAFAPVEDVRRHLTPQLRRVADAGDSVLIAIDLGRGKNRMGGSIFAQVTQQVGDTTPDVDDAQDLKRFFNAIQSLNAQDKLLAYHDRSDGGLWATVCEMAFAGRAGVSLNVDMLTLDENHESDYGDAKDWAKQTSGRRDDRTLRALFSEELGAVVQVRTADRDAVLGALREFGLSTCSHVIGSVNDRDVIEVYRDAKKIFDAPRTELHRAWGEVSWRIARLRDNPACADAEYDALLDAADPGISPVLSFDPADDIAAPFIATGARPRVVILREQGVNSHLETAYAFDRAGFDAHDVHMSDLLAGRATLADFAGAVACGGFSYGDVLGAGEGWAKTIRFNANLADMFAAFFARPDTFALGICNGCQMLSSISSMIPGAEAWPKFTRNKSEQFEARFSFVEVEKSPSIFFAGMEGSRIPVAVAHGEGYADFSQQGDIDRVAVAMRFVDHRGEATERYPFNPNGSPAGITSVTTADGRFSVLMPHMERVHRTVAMSWHPEGWGEASPWMRVFRNARRWIG